The Cicer arietinum cultivar CDC Frontier isolate Library 1 chromosome 1, Cicar.CDCFrontier_v2.0, whole genome shotgun sequence genome contains the following window.
AATgtaaagtattttaaatttggacgagaaaaaaatattaacataataattaatttataatttttatttttatttaaacaatcTAAAAAAACTAagcataataataaattaattactgAAAGTTCTTGATTGTGTTGAACAACAAGGTGGCTGTGAAACGAATTTTGGTGGCAAAGTATGGGGCTTGTGCAGGACAAGCATGCATAGCAATTGATTATGTCCTTGTAGAAAAGAGTTTCAGTTCCACATTGGTACAAagcaataaataattatttttttctttcaagttttTTATTGTGCTACTATGTGTTACTTTAATCTTGAAGCATGacattttttccttttctttaggTGGAGTTAATGAAAGAAGGGATTAAGAAAATGTTTGGAGACAACCCAAAAGCATCTAACACCATTGCAAGGATAGTTAATAAAAAGCATTCTAATAGAATCAAGAGTCTTCTAAGTGAACCTAAGGTTAAAGAATCGGTGGTTTTTGGTGGTTCCATGGACGATGATGACTTGTAATTAATGCTCCCTTTTCTTACTTGCTTGAATGTTCAATCCAAGTTTTACATTGATTAACCACcaatttagtctctaaaattagttaatttaatttctaaaattaacaaaattttaaagtgATCATTAAGTTTGATAAATTTTAGTATCATTAGTCTTTGTCacataatttcaattatttaattaacttaatCAAAATATCATTGAAAATTTTTCATTCTaagaattattttgaaatattaaatatttttgtgacTAAATTAAACAATACCTTCCGATAGAGATTAAATTAGTGATTCACTAATTTTTATTGGATAAAAGTGAGGTCTACTTTCTTATATGTTGTTGGTGTTctttattacaaataaattttttgttggtACAACAAACTTTGAGACATTTATGGATTTCAGTAGTTGTGGCCACAAAAATTACTACATTTTAAGTTAAGAACAATATGAACTTTAAATTTTGTCCTTTTACATTATAGCACAAATCAATCCTTTgtcaaattttacttatttttttttatccaattttaGATTATTTAGACCCTTTCCTTTACGAATcagaattgaagaaaaaaaaatacattaaatcaatttttcCTTACACGATTATCTTTGTGACTAAAAGTGTTCTGCACTAAAATGTTATGTAGATTTATTGAACCAACAATATTATTGGATCCGCCACTTGATTCAGCAATCATGACAGAAGAAATCTTTGCCCCCCTACTTCCCATAATCACTGTAAGATAAAtacaacataaaatttattttccatttCTTTTTTCAAGTCCTTTTTAATCATCGGTCTTGGAAAGTGGCAAGTGATTCATTAACCTAATGTTAACCAAGTTTTGCTTCAAATGTTTATTTTCATGGCTTTTGCAGCTGGAGAAGATTGAAGACGGTATTAAGTTCATAAAGTCAAAGCCTAAACCTTTAGCAATCTACGTCTTCACCAAAAGCAAAACTCTGCAGAGAAGAATGGTATCTGAAACATCATCTGGGAGTATTGTATTTAATGATGCAATTATACAGGTATTTACACTATTAGTGTAAACTTTTTTTACAAATGCATCATATCAAATTACATCATAATGTCATTTTGTTGAATCACCTTCTAAATACAGTGAATTCTAAGATATAATTACATGCATGTGTAAAAACGTTTTACATTACCAATGCATAATAATTAATCTCTGGCGTGTTTTTTGTGTAGTATGCGGTCGATACCCTCCCATTTGGAGGAGTTGGTGAAAGCGGATTAGGCAGGTACCATGGGAAGTTCTCCTTTGATACATTCAGTCATCATAAGGCTGTGGCTAGGAGAAGTTTCTACACTGATTTTTGGTTCAGGTTTCCTCCATGGACTCTTGAAAAGTTCCAGCTACTTGAAGAAGCTTACAATTTAGACTACATTGGAATACCTCTCGCCATACTTGGCTTAAAGAAATCAAAACGCTCATTATATCAGGCTTGTGATTGATTGCCAATTGCTTACTCCACTTTCCTATTTTTCCAACGATCATCCACTAAGGATATTTCCAGGctatgatatttatttatttatttatgctaTCAAGATTCAAAGTGTGTATGTTTCTCTTTGAATATGTATTTCCTTTTTATGGCTTGTTATAAGGCTTGGATAAGGCAAGGTTTGGGTGAATGGTCTTTTATTCAAAGTGTGTAtgcttttattatatttataaattttgaaaagacAATATCGCGTGAAGAGACACAGTCACATAGAAATGGAGAGACACATAATCACATGAGAATGAGAAATATCTCGAAACTTACTGCtctttaacaaaatataagcaaaagtgAGTTATCAAAACATAATCACATGGGAGTATAAACGGTTC
Protein-coding sequences here:
- the LOC101497113 gene encoding aldehyde dehydrogenase family 3 member F1-like produces the protein MEFSIEALERDLNNMRKYYESGKTKESSWRESQLKGLRNFVIENEEEILKVLKKDLGKHHVEAFRDEVGTLKRSIDLAIKSFKKWMVGKEAKLPQIALLSSAEIVPEPLGLVLIISSWNFPFGVSLEPLIGAVAAGNSVLLKPSELAPASSSLLANVLPNYLDNNGIKIIEGGPEVGEQLLHQKWDKIFFTGSARVGRLVMKAAVEHLTPVTLELGGKCPALVDSLSATWDTEVAVKRILVAKYGACAGQACIAIDYVLVEKSFSSTLVELMKEGIKKMFGDNPKASNTIARIVNKKHSNRIKSLLSEPKVKESVVFGGSMDDDDLFIEPTILLDPPLDSAIMTEEIFAPLLPIITLEKIEDGIKFIKSKPKPLAIYVFTKSKTLQRRMVSETSSGSIVFNDAIIQYAVDTLPFGGVGESGLGRYHGKFSFDTFSHHKAVARRSFYTDFWFRFPPWTLEKFQLLEEAYNLDYIGIPLAILGLKKSKRSLYQACD